In Pirellulales bacterium, the genomic window TGCGTACCCAATCGGCTCCAGTCCGAATGGGTCAATTGCATTCGTCGGTCCGTTCTCGACGTATCGGTACAGGTTTGAATCGCCTGCCACAAACCCTGCCGGATCTTGACTTAGCCACCGCGCTGTTTCGGGATCGTACCATCTGTCGCGATTATTCTGAAAGCCCGTCAGATCATCGCGGAACACCCCCGTGAAGCCAAATGGCGCGTTAAGTGTTCCAGTGCTCAGGCCAGCTTCCAGATCGCCAAACGCATCGTAGGCGTTGTGCGCCACAACGGCGCCGGTGTTATTGATCCAATCGCGAACGCTATTCAGATTGTCATCCAGCGCCCAATCGACGTCATTATTGGCATCTTCCTGCGCGAGTAGCAAATCCACGGCGGGCGCCCAGAGATAACGGTCATCGACGGCACCGTTGTCGGCAAGCTGCAATACAATTTGGCCGTTGTCGTAGATGTAGTGCTGCGAGCTACTCGACACGGTCACAACATGGGAAACGACCTCCCGGCCGACAATGTTGTTGAACATGTCGTACGTGTAGGTGACCGTCCACTGTGGCGTGGCGTGCGAAGACGCATCGGCCGCTGAGGCGTAATCGGTGACGCTCGTCAATCGATTCCGATTGTCCCAACTCAAGACGAATGTCTCGCCGGTGGGATTGCCACTCGCATCCAACGCGGTTCGTTGCGTCGTATTCCCTTCTGCGTCGTACGAGTAGGCATACTTGCCGTCGTTCGTGACCTCGTTGTTGGTGATCGTCGTGTAGGCGGTGGTCGTGGTGCCGCCGAAGATCACCTGGCTGGTGGTGTCAGTACGATTGCCGTTCTGGTCGTAGTCGTAACCGACGGCCGCGATGCCGCTGGAATTGGCGTTCACAAGCTGCCCAGCCGCGTCGTACGAATATGTCAGGCTTTCGTTGCCGTGCTTGGCATTGACGAACTGCGAGATTTGATTGGCGGCATTGAAGTGCCAGCCGTAGTTCTCGATCGTCGCGCCGGTGGGACCTGTATCGAGCAAGCCCGTCAGTTGGTCGGCGCCATTGTACGTGTAGGTGCTATTGGCCACCGAGGTCGAAAACGCATCACTATAACGGTCGATCTCATCGATCTGGCCCAGCCCGTTGTAGCCGATGTTGACTGCTTTGTTCGCCACCGTATTCCCGGGCAGGCCAAACAGACCGGCCAAGCCGAACTGATAAATCTGCGTCAGCCGGTTCAGGTGGTCATACGAGTAATCGTTGAAGAAATCCAAGACGCCGTTGATGCTGGCCCCTTGCAGCGAGACCAGATTGCCGTTGTCGTCGTAGAATTGACCGATCTGGACCCCGCCGGTGAGCCCTGCCAGGTTAGATGTGGTTTGGACCAGGTGGTCGTCGCCGTCATATTCGTAGTCGTAGTTGGCGTCCGCCGTGGCGCTTCCCACGGTCATCGCTGTGGCGCTCAACATCGCCCCGTCGTCGCGATACAAGTAGCCGATGGTGTAGTAGGCCGTGCTCGAACCGGCAGCGTACCAGTCCTCGGCGATCTCGCGGTTCAGGCGGTCGTATTGGTAGGTCGTCGTGCGGCCGTCGCGATCGATCTCCGACTTCACATTGCCGTCGGCGTCGTAAGTATACGAGCGAGCGTTGCTGAGCTGATTCGTATCCGTAAGCGTGCGGCCGTCGTGGTCGTAGGTGTAGGTAGTTGTGTTCAGGTCCGGATCGGTGATCGTCTTCTGTTGACCCCACGCATAGTACGTGTAGTTCGTGACGTTGTGGTCCGGGTCTTCGACACTCGTCTGCCGGTTCAGATGGTCGTAGACGTAGGTCGTCGTATCGCCGAGGGCGTCGGCCTGCGTCTTCAGGTTGCCGTTGGCGTCGTAGGTGTAGGCGGTATAGGCCGTGCCCGCGTCGGGCGAGCCACTCGGGCCGGCCGAAGGGCCAAGACCCGTCGTGGGATTCGGCGCGATCTCACGGCTTAGCCGGCCGTCACCGTCGTATTGGTCGGTGGTGACGTGTCCCAGTGGATCGATGGTTTCAATCCGCTCGCTGTCTTTGTCGTAAACATATTGCGTCACGGGCCGATCGGCGTCGGTGCCGTCGTCGGTGGGAATCGGTTGCGTTTCCTTGGTGAGCCGGCCCAGCGTGTCGTACTGGTACGAGGTGGTGTTCCCCAGCGAGTCGGTCTGGGTCAGCTCATCGCCGGCGGCGTCATAGGTGTAGACGGTATACGGATAGCCGATGGTCGGATCAGCGTAGGGAGAGCGATTTCCTTCGGCGTCAACCGGACCACTGCCATCGCCCGTGTTGGGCATGATTTCTTCATGCACCCGCCCCAGACCATCGTATTGATACGTGGTGATCTGGCCGAGTTGATCGACCGATTGAATCAACTGCCCGGCGGCATCGTAGATATTCTCGGTCTTGGGATTATCCGAGCTATCGTTTCCGCCGAGGCCCGTCCCCGGATCAGGCTCGATCGTCCAGGTCAGCCGATTGCGGTAGTCGTATTCGTAGGTGGTCGTGTTCCCCATCGCATCGGTCGTGGTCGAGACATTGCCGTCGTTGTCGTACGTGTAGGCCGTATAGGGAGTGCCTGTCGCCGGCGTACCGTTGAGCCCTCCTATCGGCCCTAAACCATTGACGGGATTGGGCATGATCGTGCGGACGAGCTGCCCTTCGGTGTCGTATTGGTAAGTCGTCTGCCCCTCGGCGTTCGTCATGCTGGTCATATTGCCAGCCGCATCGTACGTATACGTCGTAACCTGCGAGCCAGTATCGTCCAGGCCAGTCAACGGATTGGGATCGACCTCTTTCACCAGGCGATTCATGGCATCGTAGTAGTATGTCGTCAGCCCGCCGTTCGGGTCGGTCATCGTTTTGCGATTGCCGGCCGCGTCGTACGTATAGCTCGTCTCGGGGCCGTTAACGCTCGGGTTGCCGTTGGGGTCGGGCGCGATGACGTCCAGCAAATTGCCCATCGGATCGTAGTCGTACTTGGTGACGCGCCCCAGCGGGTCGGTCACCGTCTTCAGATTGCCACTTGAATCGTACGTGTAAGTTGTCTGCAGCGTGCCGCCGTTGGGATCGGTTTCGATCGTCTTCCAAAGATTGCCGCGCGCGTCGTAGACGTATTGCGTGGTGTTATTGAGCGCATCGGTCTGTGTCAGCACCCGCCCACTGCCATCGTAGGTGGTGCTGGCCGAGGCCGTCGCCTGCGAGAAACCTGGATTCGGAAGCGCCGTATGGATCAATTGGTTCTGGGCATCGTATTGGTAGGTCGTGACGCGGCCCAACTCATCGGTCGACGTCGTCATGTTGCCGGCGGCATCGTAGTCGTAACTGACGCTGGCATGGTCCGCGGTGCCCACCGCGTAGTTGATGGTCTCGACCTGGCCGAATTTCCCAGGCTGAGCTGCATTTGAGTAGTACGAATAAGTGGTCAGAATTCCCAGCGGATCGGTCTCAGTGAGCATCAAACCGCCCGGCAGTTGGCCTGGCGAGGTCGGTGCCGGTGTGTACGTGTAGATCGTCGTACGATCGTTCGTGCCCGTACCGATTTCGTGAACCGTAAGCACCAAACCCGTGATCGGGGCGATCGTGTAATCGGTTTCGTGTCCCAGCTGATCGATATGCGTGGTCGGCACGTTTAAGACCGGGTCGTAATCCCAGTGCTCGGTACTGCCGTCTGGGTACTGCACCTCGATCACGTTGCCTTTGTCATCGTAGGTGTACGTGGTAACGAGCGTGGTGAGCCCCTGGTCGTTGTTGGGCGCCGTAGTGGTCTTGGTGAGAATCCGCCCGTTGAAGTCCCGGGTGTAGGATGTCGTATTGCCGTTGAAATCGGTCTCGCTGAGCACCAAGCCATGCGCATTGAAGATTTCGGTGCTCGTATGACCCAGCTCGTCGGTGATTGTGGCCGTACGGTTGGTGTTGGTGACGAAGGCCGCCGCATTGGCCGAGGAAGTGCCCGTGCCGGGGGCTAACAAGCCCGAAACTACTCCCGGCATGATCTGCTCTTTGGTGTTGTCGTCGGCGTGCTGGATGTAGCTCAGTCGGTTCGTCGAAGAATCAAATCCATAATTCGTCTGGGTGCTGATGCCGGCGGTTACCTGGGTCAACGAGCCGATGAGCTTGCTTGTCGGATCGTAAGACATAGTGCTGACGATGGCCGAGCCGCCTGACTGCGGCGGCGGAGTGGTGACCTGCGTGAGCGTGTTCGTGGCACTATCGATATGCACGCTGGTCACATTATTCGCAGCGTCGGTCACGGAACTGAGCAGGCCACTGGTGTAGCCGAACGATACCGTATGGCCGTAGTTGTCCGTGATCCCGCTCAGGCTGCCGTTGCCGTTGTACGCGTACTTCGTATCGTTGCCGTCGGGCTGGCTAGTACCGGTCAACTGCCCGGCCGCCGTGAAATACTTCTTGTTTCCTTGCGGATCGGTGAGCGTGAACGAACCATCGGTATTCTTCATCAGGTTCGTGTAGTAGCCGTGCGGCGTATCGTAGCCTCCCCACGACGAATCGTACGGATAAAAGGCCGCCTGTCCGTCACCGCTGACGTAGGTGATCCCGGCCGGCTGTGTTGAGCTGCCCGCCTGAGGAATCAACTGATCGAGGCTGCTGATCCACCAGCGGTTGCCGTAGGGGCTGGCGATGTGGTTGATGATCGCCTGCTGGCCCGAGTAAGCTTCGGTGACTGTCTGCGCCGAGCCGCCGCCGGACGCGTTGAAGTGGTAGTTGACCGTCATCGACCACAGGTAGGTGCCGGTGCTGAGCGCCGCGGCGTCGAACTCTTGGGCGAGCTTGATGTACGAGCCCTGCGCCAGGCCGGCGCTGCTGGCGTAATACTGCGTGGGGAGCGTAATGCCGCCGAAGGTGAGCGTGGCATCGGCCGAGTAGGCCACTGTTCCGGCTGCTGCGGTCGGAACGGCCTCGCTGAGCGCGACGATCGGATGCGGGTTATCGTCTGACTGATAAACGGCCGTTGCCGCGCCCGAGAGCGAACCAGCGACGAGCGGCTGATCGAGCGACAACGAGCCGGTCGCCGCCGTGGCGTCGAGATCGCTATCCGCCTCGGCCGTCATATCCGACGAATCAACCCCACACCCGCAGTTATCGCCTTCGTCATTATTGGGGTCGTCGTCGGAGTCCGTGTCGGAGGTGTGGATGGTGCCGGTGGCTTCGTCGTCCTTGAGAATGGCATTTGAAGGTTCGGATAATTTGATCGTAAATGTCTTGTCCGGCTCTTGATCGTCACTGGAGCTGGCGAGGATGCTTATTGTGATCGTGCCCGAATCCTCGCCGGCGGGAATTGTCAGATCGCCGCTCTTTTCTTTGTAGTCGACGCCAGACTCGGCTGTGCCATCCTCGGTCTCGTAGTGTACTGTGACCGGTGAGGTACTTGTTTCGTCGAGCGTTACCGTGAACTGCATCGGAATCGTGGAATCTTCAGCCGCTGGCTTTGTCGCTTCGTTATCGACAATTGAGAGCACTGGTGGAAGTAAGATATATGACGACGCAACGCCCGCTCGGAACTCATCATTTGCTTGAACGAAAATCAGAACTTCCCCCGGACTATTCTGATCGAGCGGTGGGTCACCATTGTTCGGCGCGTCCGCGTTATTGTCGTACGTAATCGTACGCAGTACTTTCTGATAATCCTCGACGCTGTCTACGCCTGACAATGTAAGGACACCATTCGCATATACTTTTGAGATTTGTGTGCCGGTCGTGTCGCAGTCGAGAACATCACCGCTTGACGGATGGGGCGTTGGGCCATTCAGATTCGAAATCGTCGCAGTTAATGACGTCAGTGTTGATACGCCATCTGTTAACGTCGCGTTGGGTGCCGCAATTGGGATCGGGCCATTATTAGTCCATTGGGTGTCGAGGTTCGTGTTAAACCGAGGATCGTCGGTCTCGCCGTTCAGAATCACAATCGGGCCTTGAACAAACGTAATGGTAGTGGCCGCTGTTATGCTTGGATCGGCATCTAACCATGCTTCTATGGTAAAACTGCCTTGGCCCCACTGTTCTATAGCAACAGCGCTTCTAAAGGGACTAGCATTAGATACCAGAGCGTTGGCAACACTCGCACCATTATCATTTGTTATGGCATGATAATCGCCAAAAGGAGATGAGTGCGCCGTGCCGTCGACCGTCATATAATCTACGGTTGTGTATTCTGTCGACGACGTAGATGTAGATATTGTGAAGAGAACTCTGCTGTTGGGATAGTCGAGCTGCGCCGACAAAGTCAACTCTGGCGAAGCATCAAATACTCGCCGACTCTCCAACTCCTCGAACTGATGCCTTCGCCTTTTTGAGCATCGTTTTGAACGTCGCATAAGAAAGCCTACCGCTTCAAATCGCCGAAACCAGCCCGATGTCTTAACACGCACGATGCCGTCTCCGAAGGTGGTGCGAATGACGATGTATTTGGAATTCTGGACGGTAGACCGTCGCTGAATACAAGAGTTATTTCTCAGCAACCCCCTACCAACTCCATAGAAGCAAAGAAAATAGTAGACTAGGTAAGAACGCGACGTTATACCGGGCTTGCCGCTTTCTCGCAACTGTCGCTAAGAATGACGAATGGTATGTGACTATATGCCGGTAGCGGTGGGTAGTGGAAAGTAATCACATCCAAGCCGACTCCTAGATCTCTCGGCGTCTTCGCCGCAACTGACCAATGACAGTTCAGACCCGCGATAACAACTGGTTTCCGCGTATTTGCCGGTATTTGCCCGTCCACTCTCGAACTCACGGAGCCCCCGTACCTTAAGGCGAGCAATTATGGCTAAACAACGCGTCAACAAGGCCGCGCAGATCCGCAAGACAATCGAGCAACTTGGGGCAGGCGCACGACCCCGGGAAGTAATCGCCGCCTTGGCCGCCAAGCGGATCAAAGTCACGCCATCGCAAGTAAGCAATGAAAAGGCAGCACTTGGCGGATCGACGGGCGGGCGCAAACGCGCCAAGGATGAGATCAGCATGGATACGCTAATTGAAGTGAAGAAGCTCGTCGATAGGTTCGGACTGGAAAATGCTCAAACGGCGATGGACGCCTTGTCGCGTTTGCTCTGAGCATTCAGAGCGCGAGCATTTGTAGTGAATTGTCATTACGGATCGCTTATCCGCTTGGCATAGTTACGACGGCGCTTATAAACTTCCAGTCGGCTCGGGAGTTTAGCGGCTCCGCCAGCCTGGTCGCTGGGGAAGTGTAGGGGCTTCCCTGGCGGCTACTATGCCTTAACGTCGAAATACCTTCGTCTGATTGCCGGCCTATTGTCGGCGGATTACAATCGCCACGGCTGTGCGCATGTGCCCACAGCTTGAGCCGTCTGGAACGCCGTCACGCTCCCAGGCGGCTTTTTTCGTGCGCGTAGGGTACTGCCTAATTTTCAGGAAATTCTTCGAGGGCACCTCGCCTGCGGCGACCGCGCGCTCGCGGGCTGCGCTTCGCTCCGGTCCAGATCGGACGCCTTGGCCCCTTTCGCCCGACTGGTGCGACGGCCTGCGGCCTCAGGCGGTCACCTGACGGTGGCTGAAGACCTGCTTCTCGTGCTACCGAGCTAGGGGGCACATCCCCCGGGCCGTCAAGGATCGGGACCACGCGACCGCCTCGGGTCTCCTTCCCACCTTCCTCCGCTCGCGCTTCGTGCAGGCGGGCGCCTCCCAACGGCGGTCGTCCTTGACTGCCCTCCCCCTGAGTTTTGGGCGCTTCGCCCCCGTTGCCCAAAAGCATGTGCTTTTGATGCACCGGGTTTTTTTCAATCTCAGAGGGAGTACCAGACCATGAGCACTGCCAACACCAAACGCACCGATGTGTACAGCCGCGTTACCTCCACGATCGTCGAACAGCTTGAGCGAGGTGTGCGGCCCTGGATGCAACCGTGGAAGACGGAGTATGCCGCCGGACGAATTACGCGACCGCTGCGGCATAACGGAGAGGCCTATAAGGGCATCAATGTCATCACGCTGTGGATGGAAAGTGAATTACGCGGTTTTGCCTGTCCCTTCTTTCTGACCTTCCAGCAGGCCAAGGAACTGGGCGGGTTCGTGAAGAAAGGCGAGCACGGATTGCCCGTGGTCTATGCCAGTACGTTCAAGAAGACCGACACCAACGACGACGGGGCCGAGATCGAGCAGGAGATACCGTTCCTCAAGCAGTACACGGTCTTCAACGCCGAGCAAATCGAGGGCTTGCCAGAACGTTTCTACGTTTTGGCCAAGCAACCTAAAGAGAAGTTCGAACGCATCGAGCAGGCCGAGCGGTTTTTTGGCAATACCAAGGCAGATATTCGTTATGGCGGTAATCGGGCCTATTACGCCATAGATGCCGACTATGTGCGGATGCCGCCGTTGGAAACGTTCCGCGATGCCGAGTCGCACGCGGCGACGTTGGCCCATGAGATCACGCACTGGACACGGCACCCATCACGGCTCAACCGCGATCTCGGCCGTAAGCGATTTGGTGACGAGGGTTACGCCGTCGAGGAGTTGGTGGCGGAGCTGGGAGCGGCCTTTCTCTGTGCGGATTTGCAGATCACGCCGGAAGTTCGCGACGATCACGCCAGCTACATCGACAGTTGGCTCAAGGTACTCAAAGACGACAGGCGGGCGATCTTCTCGGCTGCATCACACGCCAGCAAAGCGGTTGATTTCTTGCACGGGCTCCAGGGAGCCGGTCAGACCTGACCGGTTCTCGGCCTTCATTGCGGCAGGACTTCACTCGTACTTTCGGCAGCCAGTCCAATGGATACTCAATATACGATCACCGATCCAGACGACGCATCGCGGCCCCCGCTGTTCAGCTTCAACGAATGGCGACAGGTCGTACACGTCCTGAAGCTCTCCAAGCGGCAGGCCGAAATCGTCGGCTACCTCATGCAAAGCCAGACCCGCAGCTCAATACAGCGAATTTTAAAAATCAAGCCGTCAACCTTTCGGACACAATACGACAGGGCCAGGGCACGACTCGGAGCCAGCGACAAGATGGCGATAAGCTATCGCGTCTTCGAAGTATTTCGCCAAATCCACGGACGCGATTAGCACTGT contains:
- a CDS encoding RHS repeat-associated core domain-containing protein; amino-acid sequence: MSGVDSVEDYQKVLRTITYDNNADAPNNGDPPLDQNSPGEVLIFVQANDEFRAGVASSYILLPPVLSIVDNEATKPAAEDSTIPMQFTVTLDETSTSPVTVHYETEDGTAESGVDYKEKSGDLTIPAGEDSGTITISILASSSDDQEPDKTFTIKLSEPSNAILKDDEATGTIHTSDTDSDDDPNNDEGDNCGCGVDSSDMTAEADSDLDATAATGSLSLDQPLVAGSLSGAATAVYQSDDNPHPIVALSEAVPTAAAGTVAYSADATLTFGGITLPTQYYASSAGLAQGSYIKLAQEFDAAALSTGTYLWSMTVNYHFNASGGGSAQTVTEAYSGQQAIINHIASPYGNRWWISSLDQLIPQAGSSTQPAGITYVSGDGQAAFYPYDSSWGGYDTPHGYYTNLMKNTDGSFTLTDPQGNKKYFTAAGQLTGTSQPDGNDTKYAYNGNGSLSGITDNYGHTVSFGYTSGLLSSVTDAANNVTSVHIDSATNTLTQVTTPPPQSGGSAIVSTMSYDPTSKLIGSLTQVTAGISTQTNYGFDSSTNRLSYIQHADDNTKEQIMPGVVSGLLAPGTGTSSANAAAFVTNTNRTATITDELGHTSTEIFNAHGLVLSETDFNGNTTSYTRDFNGRILTKTTTAPNNDQGLTTLVTTYTYDDKGNVIEVQYPDGSTEHWDYDPVLNVPTTHIDQLGHETDYTIAPITGLVLTVHEIGTGTNDRTTIYTYTPAPTSPGQLPGGLMLTETDPLGILTTYSYYSNAAQPGKFGQVETINYAVGTADHASVSYDYDAAGNMTTSTDELGRVTTYQYDAQNQLIHTALPNPGFSQATASASTTYDGSGRVLTQTDALNNTTQYVYDARGNLWKTIETDPNGGTLQTTYTYDSSGNLKTVTDPLGRVTKYDYDPMGNLLDVIAPDPNGNPSVNGPETSYTYDAAGNRKTMTDPNGGLTTYYYDAMNRLVKEVDPNPLTGLDDTGSQVTTYTYDAAGNMTSMTNAEGQTTYQYDTEGQLVRTIMPNPVNGLGPIGGLNGTPATGTPYTAYTYDNDGNVSTTTDAMGNTTTYEYDYRNRLTWTIEPDPGTGLGGNDSSDNPKTENIYDAAGQLIQSVDQLGQITTYQYDGLGRVHEEIMPNTGDGSGPVDAEGNRSPYADPTIGYPYTVYTYDAAGDELTQTDSLGNTTSYQYDTLGRLTKETQPIPTDDGTDADRPVTQYVYDKDSERIETIDPLGHVTTDQYDGDGRLSREIAPNPTTGLGPSAGPSGSPDAGTAYTAYTYDANGNLKTQADALGDTTTYVYDHLNRQTSVEDPDHNVTNYTYYAWGQQKTITDPDLNTTTYTYDHDGRTLTDTNQLSNARSYTYDADGNVKSEIDRDGRTTTYQYDRLNREIAEDWYAAGSSTAYYTIGYLYRDDGAMLSATAMTVGSATADANYDYEYDGDDHLVQTTSNLAGLTGGVQIGQFYDDNGNLVSLQGASINGVLDFFNDYSYDHLNRLTQIYQFGLAGLFGLPGNTVANKAVNIGYNGLGQIDEIDRYSDAFSTSVANSTYTYNGADQLTGLLDTGPTGATIENYGWHFNAANQISQFVNAKHGNESLTYSYDAAGQLVNANSSGIAAVGYDYDQNGNRTDTTSQVIFGGTTTTAYTTITNNEVTNDGKYAYSYDAEGNTTQRTALDASGNPTGETFVLSWDNRNRLTSVTDYASAADASSHATPQWTVTYTYDMFNNIVGREVVSHVVTVSSSSQHYIYDNGQIVLQLADNGAVDDRYLWAPAVDLLLAQEDANNDVDWALDDNLNSVRDWINNTGAVVAHNAYDAFGDLEAGLSTGTLNAPFGFTGVFRDDLTGFQNNRDRWYDPETARWLSQDPAGFVAGDSNLYRYVENGPTNAIDPFGLEPIGYASGGNGLGTLLALLAQNNPLARALLTHYVMATGGPYVLSEAEAISVRPDPLDVRDIPKFYELLHQLEAKAKEQGSQASGLLEGDVSAQSQSTGTLGNFTVHFVGTLTTDCQVPPRWTFDGTITFKDTYDFDPKPFGEEISGRPWYAELKVIYGYYLISGKPFEVSSVDLKARQIWTQSTVRWAGAQSPGDE
- a CDS encoding zincin-like metallopeptidase domain-containing protein, giving the protein MSTANTKRTDVYSRVTSTIVEQLERGVRPWMQPWKTEYAAGRITRPLRHNGEAYKGINVITLWMESELRGFACPFFLTFQQAKELGGFVKKGEHGLPVVYASTFKKTDTNDDGAEIEQEIPFLKQYTVFNAEQIEGLPERFYVLAKQPKEKFERIEQAERFFGNTKADIRYGGNRAYYAIDADYVRMPPLETFRDAESHAATLAHEITHWTRHPSRLNRDLGRKRFGDEGYAVEELVAELGAAFLCADLQITPEVRDDHASYIDSWLKVLKDDRRAIFSAASHASKAVDFLHGLQGAGQT